One region of Streptomyces rishiriensis genomic DNA includes:
- a CDS encoding DUF742 domain-containing protein produces MATPPGGSNSGNWSYGPAQGQGDGSQNPNRYNFPSAPGQQRPYTPQGPQGPGPSPYDQPSAPRIQPVQPHRRTPEPAPAGASNNPLVRPYAMTGGRTRPRYQLAIEALVHTTAQPHQMQGQLPEHQRICNLCREIKSVAEISALLTIPLGVARILVADLAEAGLVAIHQPGGDENAGGQPDVTLLERVLSGLRKL; encoded by the coding sequence GTGGCAACACCCCCAGGCGGATCGAATTCGGGCAACTGGTCGTACGGCCCTGCCCAGGGCCAGGGCGACGGTTCCCAGAACCCGAACCGTTACAACTTCCCCTCCGCGCCCGGCCAGCAGCGGCCGTACACGCCCCAGGGTCCGCAGGGTCCCGGGCCGTCACCGTACGACCAGCCGTCGGCCCCGCGCATCCAGCCCGTACAGCCGCACCGCCGTACCCCGGAGCCGGCGCCCGCAGGGGCGTCGAACAACCCGCTGGTGCGTCCGTACGCCATGACCGGTGGCCGGACCCGCCCGCGTTACCAGCTCGCCATCGAGGCGCTGGTGCACACCACTGCGCAGCCGCACCAGATGCAGGGCCAACTGCCCGAGCATCAGCGGATCTGCAACCTCTGCCGAGAGATCAAGTCGGTCGCCGAGATCTCGGCACTGCTGACCATCCCTCTCGGTGTGGCCAGGATCCTCGTCGCCGACTTGGCGGAGGCGGGACTGGTCGCCATCCATCAGCCCGGCGGCGACGAGAACGCCGGCGGCCAGCCAGACGTGACACTGCTCGAAAGGGTGCTCAGTGGACTTCGCAAGCTCTAG
- a CDS encoding sensor histidine kinase, translating into MRRSKQSPEPAARGNFTPPPRGAAPAPVPGSEPASAPAKSGGRLSPRNWRVPTRLNAILLIPVLVGLVMGGFQVKNSIDTWQEARDAEKTAKIVAAAGEYAEALLNERDISAQPLLQSTKDDPKVKAARATTDAKATAFHDEVAGMPDKDGLKRRLKLVEEAEPTLTKIRAAAYTKALDPVKTEEGYVAVEHLLMEFSNELGLGTGNITAYGRTVYAVALAKGAESLQRAIGMHLLVRPSPDETVFRQQLTAFTSYAYLEGIAQQEYVSGGTTEDAARLTEVMKEKAEQGAQQAADAKAEADAAGEEFTAPPAMDKMIQAIASGQSPSKLAEQGVTAQAWMTAATLKFEGYSQVESELIDRAVTDAGEIASDAQRNAIINGAIVIIALLAAFIVASLMARQMSQAMRQLRNAAFGIAEQRLPMLVDQLSRTDPGRVDTRVQPIPINTRDEIGEVARAFDQVHREAVRLAAEQALLRGNINAIFTNLSRRNQSLIEGQLTLITELENNEADPDQLENLFRLDHLATRMRRNGENLLVLAGEEPGRRWDQPVPLVDVLRAASSEVEQYERVELSGVPEAEIHGRAVTDLVHLLAELLENATTFSSPQTKVRVTATRLPDGRVMIEIHDKGIGLTAEDFADINHKLANPPTVDAAISQRMGLFVVGRLSDRHGIRVQLRPSGEQAGTTSLVMLPDAITHGGGGGEQQPRDEFTVSQIIPEQNYGGGGEDFGNGLPMRTAAELGFDDSQYEIPDDLRDLDPVGRSLMREERRAALDGQPGQPGQPGQPGQPTGQQQSEGFDAPRQQQSYDAGQNGYDPAQQGAGAGYDNSATGYAQQPGAFDQQTSYEEQQRPAYDDQYFGPNGGMPQGESFSGNGGLPQNDGFASNGGYPDPAYAEPGQEERTAAPAASSEGFQPYQQQQEQQSYQDDWPQQNGHTNGYQNGYQDQYAPEAESVQAADAGEQNRVGFERPGPTSSASHALTDAGLPRRGAAASGSNGARPAKQEPAASPAESNGGGDSWRSANDERWHQASALKKPKAGGVTSSGLPRRVPKANLIEGAAETTPQGGPQVSRAPEDVRGRLSNLRRGVQRGRNAGSSETNGQGLGPDSTYNQER; encoded by the coding sequence GTGAGGCGAAGCAAGCAAAGTCCCGAGCCGGCGGCCCGGGGCAACTTCACCCCGCCGCCGCGCGGAGCGGCGCCCGCCCCTGTGCCCGGTTCGGAGCCGGCGTCCGCACCCGCGAAGAGCGGCGGTCGTCTCTCCCCGCGGAACTGGCGGGTGCCCACCCGGCTGAACGCGATCCTGCTCATACCCGTGTTGGTCGGCCTGGTCATGGGCGGCTTCCAGGTGAAGAACTCGATCGACACCTGGCAGGAGGCCCGCGACGCCGAGAAGACGGCGAAGATCGTGGCCGCCGCCGGCGAGTACGCCGAGGCCCTGCTCAACGAGCGGGACATCAGCGCCCAGCCGCTGCTCCAGTCCACGAAGGACGACCCGAAGGTCAAGGCGGCCCGCGCCACCACCGACGCGAAGGCCACCGCCTTCCACGACGAGGTCGCCGGGATGCCGGACAAGGACGGCCTCAAGCGCCGTCTGAAGCTGGTGGAGGAGGCCGAGCCGACTCTGACGAAGATTCGTGCCGCCGCCTACACCAAGGCCCTGGACCCGGTGAAGACCGAAGAGGGCTACGTCGCGGTCGAGCACCTGCTGATGGAGTTCTCCAACGAACTCGGCCTCGGCACCGGCAACATCACCGCCTACGGCCGCACCGTCTACGCGGTCGCCCTGGCCAAGGGCGCCGAGTCCCTCCAGCGTGCCATCGGCATGCACCTGCTGGTCCGGCCCAGCCCCGACGAGACGGTCTTCCGGCAGCAGCTCACCGCCTTCACCTCGTACGCCTACCTCGAGGGCATCGCCCAGCAGGAGTACGTCTCCGGTGGCACCACCGAGGACGCCGCGCGGCTCACCGAGGTCATGAAGGAGAAGGCCGAGCAGGGCGCGCAGCAGGCCGCCGACGCGAAGGCCGAGGCCGACGCCGCGGGCGAGGAGTTCACCGCTCCGCCGGCCATGGACAAGATGATCCAGGCGATCGCCAGCGGACAGTCTCCGTCCAAGCTCGCCGAGCAGGGCGTCACCGCCCAGGCGTGGATGACGGCCGCGACGCTGAAGTTCGAGGGCTACAGCCAGGTCGAGAGCGAACTCATCGACCGCGCGGTCACCGACGCGGGTGAGATCGCCTCCGACGCGCAGCGCAACGCCATCATCAACGGCGCCATCGTCATCATCGCCCTGCTCGCCGCCTTCATCGTCGCCAGTCTCATGGCCCGCCAGATGAGCCAGGCCATGCGCCAGCTGCGCAACGCCGCCTTCGGCATCGCCGAGCAGCGGCTGCCGATGCTGGTCGACCAGCTCTCGCGCACCGACCCGGGCCGGGTGGACACCCGCGTCCAGCCGATCCCCATCAACACCAGGGACGAGATCGGCGAAGTCGCCCGCGCCTTCGACCAGGTCCACCGCGAGGCCGTCCGACTGGCCGCCGAGCAGGCTCTGCTCCGGGGCAACATCAACGCGATCTTCACCAACCTCTCGCGCCGCAACCAGTCCCTGATCGAGGGCCAGCTGACCCTGATCACCGAGCTGGAGAACAACGAGGCCGACCCGGACCAGCTGGAGAACCTCTTCCGCCTGGACCACCTCGCCACCCGTATGCGCCGCAACGGCGAGAACCTCCTGGTCCTCGCCGGCGAGGAGCCCGGCCGCCGCTGGGACCAGCCGGTTCCGCTGGTCGACGTGTTGCGCGCCGCCTCCTCCGAGGTGGAGCAGTACGAGCGCGTCGAGCTGTCGGGCGTCCCGGAGGCCGAGATCCACGGCCGCGCCGTGACCGACCTCGTGCACCTGCTCGCCGAGCTTCTGGAGAACGCCACGACGTTCTCCTCGCCGCAGACCAAGGTCCGGGTGACCGCCACGCGTCTCCCCGACGGCCGAGTCATGATCGAGATCCACGACAAGGGCATCGGCCTCACCGCCGAGGACTTCGCGGACATCAACCACAAGCTGGCCAACCCGCCGACGGTGGACGCCGCGATCTCGCAGCGCATGGGCCTGTTCGTGGTCGGCCGGCTGTCCGACCGGCACGGCATCCGCGTGCAGCTGCGCCCCTCGGGCGAGCAGGCCGGCACCACCTCGCTGGTCATGCTGCCGGACGCCATCACCCACGGTGGTGGCGGCGGCGAGCAGCAGCCGCGCGACGAGTTCACCGTCTCGCAGATCATCCCGGAGCAGAACTACGGCGGTGGCGGCGAGGACTTCGGCAACGGTCTGCCGATGCGCACCGCCGCGGAGCTCGGCTTCGACGACAGCCAGTACGAGATCCCCGACGACCTCCGTGACCTGGACCCGGTGGGCCGCTCACTGATGCGCGAGGAGCGCCGCGCGGCCCTGGACGGCCAGCCCGGTCAGCCGGGTCAGCCGGGTCAGCCGGGTCAGCCGACCGGGCAGCAGCAGTCCGAGGGCTTCGACGCACCCCGTCAGCAGCAGTCGTACGATGCCGGGCAGAACGGCTACGACCCCGCCCAGCAGGGTGCAGGGGCCGGCTACGACAACAGTGCGACCGGGTACGCCCAGCAGCCGGGGGCGTTCGACCAGCAGACGTCGTACGAGGAGCAGCAGCGCCCGGCGTACGACGACCAGTACTTCGGGCCGAACGGCGGCATGCCGCAGGGCGAGTCGTTCTCCGGAAACGGCGGACTGCCGCAGAACGACGGCTTCGCGTCGAACGGCGGCTACCCGGACCCCGCGTATGCGGAGCCCGGTCAGGAGGAGCGGACGGCGGCCCCGGCCGCGTCGTCCGAGGGCTTCCAGCCGTACCAGCAGCAGCAGGAACAGCAGTCCTACCAGGACGACTGGCCCCAGCAGAACGGCCACACGAACGGTTACCAGAACGGCTACCAGGACCAGTACGCTCCGGAAGCGGAATCCGTACAGGCTGCTGACGCGGGTGAGCAGAACCGCGTAGGCTTCGAACGTCCGGGACCGACCTCTTCCGCCTCCCACGCGCTGACCGACGCCGGTCTCCCCCGCCGCGGCGCCGCCGCAAGCGGTTCGAACGGCGCCCGGCCCGCGAAGCAGGAGCCGGCGGCCTCCCCCGCGGAGAGCAACGGCGGCGGCGACAGCTGGCGCTCGGCCAACGACGAGCGCTGGCACCAGGCCTCCGCTCTGAAGAAGCCCAAGGCGGGCGGGGTCACCTCCTCCGGCCTGCCGCGGCGGGTACCCAAGGCCAATCTGATCGAGGGCGCCGCCGAGACCACCCCCCAGGGAGGCCCTCAGGTCTCCCGCGCCCCGGAGGACGTCCGAGGCAGGTTGAGCAACCTGCGCAGGGGCGTCCAGCGCGGACGCAACGCAGGAAGCAGTGAAACGAACGGCCAGGGCCTCGGTCCTGACAGCACCTACAACCAGGAGCGTTAG
- a CDS encoding roadblock/LC7 domain-containing protein codes for MSQAAQNLNWVITNFVDNTPGVSHTVVVSADGLLLAMSEGFPRDRADQLAAVASGLTSLTAGASRIFEGGSVNQTVVEMERGFLFLMSISDGSSLAVLAHPEADIGLIGYEMALLVDRAGSVLTPDLRAELQGSLLN; via the coding sequence ATGAGCCAGGCGGCACAGAACCTGAACTGGGTGATCACCAACTTCGTGGACAACACCCCGGGGGTGTCCCACACCGTGGTGGTCTCCGCCGACGGACTCCTTCTGGCGATGTCCGAAGGCTTCCCCCGCGACCGCGCGGATCAGCTCGCGGCCGTCGCCTCCGGTCTGACGTCCCTGACGGCAGGCGCCTCCCGGATCTTCGAGGGAGGCAGCGTGAACCAGACGGTTGTGGAGATGGAGCGGGGATTCCTCTTCCTCATGTCCATTTCCGACGGTTCCTCGCTCGCCGTTCTCGCGCATCCGGAGGCGGACATCGGCCTCATTGGGTACGAGATGGCCCTTCTGGTGGACCGAGCCGGTTCGGTTCTGACCCCCGACCTTCGTGCGGAGCTCCAAGGGAGCCTTCTCAACTAA